A genome region from Trueperaceae bacterium includes the following:
- a CDS encoding undecaprenyl-diphosphate phosphatase, which yields MADLQAVILGVVQGLTEFLPISSSGHLVLAATWFGFAEHGESLALAIDIATNTGTFLAVLVALRADVWRALSGFLRGLTSAEARREDGWHLALLVLLGSIPTALIGLTLREVFEVLNAATPVSVALIATGAILWTAPARGARSRPRDLRPRDALVAGLAQGLAVVPGISRSGSTIVALLWRDVDAALAARLSFLLYLVASFGVALLGIGEVRDAQLGWSAIAWMTLASFVTGWAALAWLFRLLRSGRFRWFAPYLWAVAGLTLLRGVVA from the coding sequence GTGGCCGACCTCCAGGCCGTCATCCTCGGCGTCGTGCAGGGCCTCACCGAGTTCCTCCCGATCTCGAGCTCCGGGCACCTCGTGCTCGCCGCCACCTGGTTCGGCTTCGCCGAACACGGCGAGTCGTTGGCGCTCGCGATCGACATCGCCACGAACACCGGGACCTTCCTCGCCGTCCTCGTCGCGCTCCGCGCCGACGTGTGGCGGGCCCTGAGCGGGTTCCTGCGCGGCCTCACGTCGGCGGAGGCGCGCCGCGAGGACGGCTGGCACCTGGCGCTCCTCGTGCTGCTCGGCTCCATCCCGACGGCGTTGATCGGCCTCACCCTGCGCGAGGTGTTCGAGGTCCTCAACGCCGCGACGCCGGTCTCGGTGGCGTTGATCGCGACCGGCGCGATCCTCTGGACCGCCCCCGCGCGCGGGGCGCGCTCGCGCCCCCGCGACCTCCGGCCGCGCGACGCGCTCGTCGCCGGCCTCGCGCAGGGGCTGGCGGTCGTGCCCGGCATCAGTCGCTCGGGCAGCACCATCGTCGCGCTGTTGTGGCGCGACGTCGACGCCGCCCTCGCGGCGCGCCTCTCGTTCCTTCTCTACCTCGTCGCGTCGTTCGGCGTGGCGCTGCTCGGGATCGGCGAGGTGCGTGACGCGCAGCTCGGCTGGAGCGCGATCGCGTGGATGACGCTCGCGTCGTTCGTCACCGGATGGGCGGCCCTCGCGTGGTTGTTCCGGCTGCTGCGCAGCGGACGCTTCCGCTGGTTCGCTCCGTACTTGTGGGCCGTCGCCGGCCTGACCCTGCTGCGCGGGGTGGTCGCGTGA
- the rpsI gene encoding 30S ribosomal protein S9: MMDQYYGTGRRKEAVARVFLRPGSGKITVNGKDFQEYFRGILVGVQALEPLKATNTAGRFDAVITVKGGGPSGQADAIKLGVARALLEVDPAYRDLLKTSGHLRRDDRVIERKKYGLKKARRAPQFSKR; encoded by the coding sequence ATGATGGATCAGTACTACGGCACCGGACGTCGCAAGGAGGCGGTCGCGCGCGTGTTCCTGCGCCCCGGCTCCGGCAAGATCACCGTCAACGGCAAGGACTTCCAGGAGTACTTCCGCGGCATCCTCGTCGGCGTGCAGGCGCTCGAGCCGCTCAAGGCGACGAACACCGCCGGCCGCTTCGACGCCGTCATCACCGTCAAGGGCGGCGGCCCGTCGGGCCAGGCGGACGCCATCAAGCTCGGCGTCGCCCGCGCCCTCCTCGAGGTCGACCCCGCCTACCGCGACCTGCTCAAGACGTCCGGCCACCTGCGCCGCGACGACCGCGTCATCGAACGCAAGAAGTACGGCCTGAAGAAGGCGCGGCGCGCCCCGCAGTTCAGCAAGCGCTGA
- the rplM gene encoding 50S ribosomal protein L13, with protein MKTYFENDLDHDWVIIDAEGQTVGRLATQIAQVLRGKHKPTFSPHQGGGDFVVVVNADKVTFTGAKLDQKIYTRYSGYQGGLKKTSARDMLAKHPDRVIRRAVWGMLPKHRLGRRLLRRLKVYAGATHPHQAQQPRPLEVG; from the coding sequence GTGAAGACCTACTTCGAAAACGACCTCGATCACGACTGGGTGATCATCGACGCCGAGGGCCAGACCGTCGGGCGCCTCGCCACCCAGATCGCGCAGGTGCTGCGCGGCAAGCACAAGCCGACCTTCTCCCCGCACCAGGGCGGCGGCGACTTCGTCGTCGTGGTGAACGCCGACAAGGTCACGTTCACCGGCGCGAAGCTCGACCAGAAGATCTACACCCGCTACAGCGGCTACCAGGGCGGCCTGAAGAAAACCTCCGCCCGCGACATGTTGGCCAAGCACCCCGACCGCGTGATCCGTCGCGCGGTGTGGGGGATGCTCCCCAAGCACCGCCTCGGGCGTCGCCTCCTGCGCCGCCTGAAGGTCTACGCCGGCGCCACGCACCCGCACCAGGCGCAACAGCCCCGTCCTCTGGAGGTCGGATGA